A segment of the Cryptosporidium parvum Iowa II chromosome 5, whole genome shotgun sequence genome:
CGTAttgtttgaaaaaatttgaagaaaaattcCAACTGTAATAAATGTAATGCctacaaaaatatatattagaattaaataatgtgGAGTATAAAATGGAATCCAcctttcaatattattaataactttattatttttaagatgaaaatgattctTTTCgtttctttctttttctttcttcatactaatttttgaataatattcagATGatacattattattattattattattcaaattgcTTTCATTGTTAGAATTTATCGTAGCTTCATTGGaacaatatattaattcattatttgtaaatattttttcctcATTATCACAAAGTTTTTccatattatttctttgtCTTAAACCAGAATTAATTtccattttttaatataaaaccgtagaaaataattgtaGGATAATTTTCAGTAATTTATACTTTAATTCTATAGtctaatcaaaaaaataacaaacTATAGTCAATATATTGTTTTGTTAATCATATACATTAAAATTTGTATGCCCCACTATAAAATCTAgctttattgaatattattttgatatcAATTACTGATaacatttattatatacAAATAACAAAACttaaatgaataaatacTTTTTCAGCTgctattatttattttcttttattcaaaCCTTATCATCATTTCCACTTAACTTGTTTAACTTTAGTtcatatatttgaaaattaattatatcttttttttcttttcaataataattttttaatttcacaCTAATAATGAAACCGCCACACGTAGTACCGCAATTTGCCGCCACTTgtcaattttgaataatttttttcaatataaatacattctgcaagaaaaaaaaaattaaattataagataataattttaattagtTTATTCTAaacattaaaaaattatttacttcTGCAGCCTGtttaaatttctttatcattaataaaaatttacGAAATTCCGAgaataataacaaataattatgacgtaattatttatttttcatgtggataataatatataaaaattgcatgtgctaataataatgataaaaaatgatggagagtaaataattattatttatcattattgttaacaatagtaataaataacaaaataaaaaaaggaatAGATAGTATTTGAAAGTTAATTTAGTATGAAAACAATTTCaagaatattaatggaaataaattaatattgaataatttcGAATATGccaattttaaaaaatgaattgCAAAAAGATAGAGACAAGGATGAAGAAAAGGTTGAAGTACTTAACAAATCTATTTcagagaaaaaagaaaaattaaattttttagaGAATAATACCAGAAATGGTTTCAACAAttcaataaagaaaattgaaaatatattaataaatgcTTATAATCAAGCAAACTCAAACTATAACTCATtcttttataatattaatatgttAACTTTAccatataataatttaagtGAAGAACCATCAGAAGTACTACAAAGGTTGAATATAAGAAACGAAAATATAAGTGAGCAAGATAATTtaagaatgaaaatattacaaGGAGTTAATACAGAATTGAATGATAGCTTAAGGATGACTTTGGATGTTGTTTTAAAAACATataaagaattagaaaaaatacaaaataaaattgaagatttaattCTAGAAAATaaggaattaaaaaatggaACATTTAACTTAAATATGTCAATAcaagaattaaagaatgaaaataataagttATCACGAGAAAATTTTTATCTAAATgaacaaattaaagaaagagTTTCAACTTgtgataaatataaaagtgctttaaataaatctattaaaacaatgaagaaattatattttgaaaatgataaatacaataaagaaataagtCAACTTGAAAATCAGTTAGTAGTATCTAAATTAAGAGTTGCTCAACATAATGAAGAACTTGAACATATACGTACATtacttaaatattataagaATCAAGTAAAAAGTGATTATATACTTTCCCCTGCAATtgaacaaattattaaagttgaGCCTTGTAGAATTCCTTCAAATAACAAGGaaatatctaaaaataataatcaaaatcaCCACAAGAATACTAATATTGGAAgtatattatcaaaattattatttaatcaTTCTTCAAGTAATACAAGAAATCTTCACAAAAATAAGTCTAAGAAAATACCATTAATAAGTACAagttataataataattcaccACAATCATTATCGccattttcaaaatctcATTGCAACAATAAGCAAGAAAATACTAAATATAATTCCTCATTAACTATTACTACTCCtgttaaatttaaaaaattatataatgatGAACACTCGATACAAAGTACTGGAACTGATTATTgtaataatgatttatttttcaatcaTCAAAGAATAtgtaaagaaaatttattttcatcagaTGATGAAGGATTTATAGAAAATCTACTAAGCAGTCCTCCATCAATAAAATCTGCAAAAAGtcttaaataaatatttcagtTAATCATTTATATATGCATATGcgtaaatatatatatgtcATTTCATATCATTCTATTGGATATTCATTAGGTAATTGCCCTCTATTCCATGATCCAGGACCAGCTTTCTCTACATTTAATGGTGGTACTGGTGATTTTTTTATGTTATTGctgttattattattattattattattagtaatagAATTAGGACTaagtaattttaaattcacaaattcttgattattatttaaatcaatcTTTTGTTCAAACTCATTTACAtctatatttattgaattattatttaaactgtttcttttaatatctcCAATTTGCTCATATACTCCATCCTGTAAATTATCAAcatcttttattatatctATATCTGTTCTGAAATCTctactaatattatttagcagtaatattgaagaaatcttatttctaaataattttacatATTCAATAACTGAATCAAAGTCTCCAGTCTCTATTGCGATTAATAACATCTGTTCATCTGC
Coding sequences within it:
- a CDS encoding coiled coil protein — protein: IISNMPILKNELQKDRDKDEEKVEVLNKSISEKKEKLNFLENNTRNGFNNSIKKIENILINAYNQANSNYNSFFYNINMLTLPYNNLSEEPSEVLQRLNIRNENISEQDNLRMKILQGVNTELNDSLRMTLDVVLKTYKELEKIQNKIEDLILENKELKNGTFNLNMSIQELKNENNKLSRENFYLNEQIKERVSTCDKYKSALNKSIKTMKKLYFENDKYNKEISQLENQLVVSKLRVAQHNEELEHIRTLLKYYKNQVKSDYILSPAIEQIIKVEPCRIPSNNKEISKNNNQNHHKNTNIGSILSKLLFNHSSSNTRNLHKNKSKKIPLISTSYNNNSPQSLSPFSKSHCNNKQENTKYNSSLTITTPVKFKKLYNDEHSIQSTGTDYCNNDLFFNHQRICKENLFSSDDEGFIENLLSSPPSIKSAKSLK